TATAGAAAATTTCTAGATTATAAGTTGAACTGTTGGCATTAATTCATATTTTCAAGGTGAAATGTGTCCTGCAAATTTCCAGGGTTTCAGCAACAAAGTTGAACATATCCATGCTATGTACTTTCTGTTGAAATAACATCACTTGTAATAAATCACCTCACACATAATAATGTTGTGGATTTTACTATTTATGTGGACATCCGACTTGATTATGTGATATGCTCGTGGGCAATGTACTTAATACCATATAGTGTATTTTCTGCACTTGTAGATCGTGAGCTACCTTTTCTTTTGCTTCTTCGGCTCCCTAGGCGAAGCATATGCAGGCGGTGGGGGCGGAATATCTCCCCTGGAACCCACTCCCCCATTTTTTGTTATCATTATTCTCCTGCACAATCAGATCATTCGCATTTTCTTTATTCTTCTCCATCGATTCATGTTGTATGGTCTCTCCTCCGCGAATAAGTTTATGATGAGGGTTGAGAGAGTCCAACCCCTGCTTGTCACTCTACCTTGTCTTTCTCACCATTGTTGTTGAGTTGAGAACGACACATAATGGCTTTTTTGGGGGATTACTAAGCTTTGTTGAGGGGAGTATAAGTTTTATCTTATATTTGTATGAAGTAGTAATATCTTTAAGTAGATTCGTTTAAATAACTTCCAAAAGTTTGACTTGACTTGCTTAGGATCACAGAAGCTCCACCGTCCCCTGTTTCCCACTCACCTCCCTTCCCTTCCCTGTCCCATTCGACAAAACACGCCAAGCACGCGCACCGAATCCATCGCCGAGCGAGCAAGCAGACACCACCTGCCCCGCCCCGCCCTGCCCAGACTGCCGCCCACAGTCTCCCAGGAGCTCAGAGGCGCCACCAAGAACCGCACGGAAGCGGCACCTGAGCCACCGGATCGATGGCGATGGCCGGCGGGCCCCCGCCGGCGCCGCTGCCGTGGTGGGGCACCAGTTCTTCGCGCCCTACGTGGTGCCGCTGACGGTCACCAAGAAGGCCCTCAGCCTCTCCGACGGCGACTTCGCCATCACCGACGCCAACGGCGCCGTCGTGCTCAAGGTCAAGGGCGCCATCTTCAGCATCCGGAGCCGCCGCACCATCCTCGACGGCGCCGGGATGCCCCTCCTCACCATGCAAGAAAAGGTCCCTTTCCGTCCATCTCCCTCCCCTGGCCTGGCACCGCTGAAATTTTCTTGATCCGTAGACATGTCTCCAAGTTCTTTGCAGAGTAAGATCGTTGACCCGTAGACAAGGGTGAACTGAGTCGTCGCAAATTGGAATAGTGTTGCtattcatttttatttttattttgagctGGGGGAAGGAATAGTCTTGATTTTTCGAGTTGAGCTGAGGGAGGAATAATCTTCTGACCTCTACATCACGCGCACAAGTCACAACccaaa
The sequence above is drawn from the Triticum urartu cultivar G1812 unplaced genomic scaffold, Tu2.1 TuUngrouped_contig_2204, whole genome shotgun sequence genome and encodes:
- the LOC125526890 gene encoding protein LURP-one-related 10-like, translated to MGVKCWGNVDHRSSTVPCFPLTSLPFPVPFDKTRQARAPNPSPSEQADTTCPAPPCPDCRPQSPRSSEAPPRTARKRHLSHRIDGDGRRAPAGAAAVVGHQFFAPYVVPLTVTKKALSLSDGDFAITDANGAVVLKVKGAIFSIRSRRTILDGAGMPLLTMQEKVFSMHHRWEVFRGDSTSSGDLLFSVKTTSLIQLKTEMDVFLAGNTAQQVCDFKIKGSYFDRSCVFYLGDSNNMVAQMSRKLTVSNVLLGRDTFSVTVFPHVDYVFIASLVVILDEVHRDKRED